The region GGCTGCCGGCGGCGACGATCTGACCAGTCGGGGTACCTTCGACGCCGAGGGCAAATTTGCGGGAGATGTTTCCGGGGCCAATGATACCCCAGCGGATAGGTTCGGATTTCATGTTAGTAGAAAGCGAAAAGGCTTGTTGGACCAGACTGGCCCTGCGTAGTCGACCCCGATTCTAGCGGTTCGGCGAATCCGATCATTACTGATTGGAGGAGCGTCAGCAACGTAGAAACCGCAGGAAGGGGTAGACGGCTGCCGATGAGTGGTTCCGCTCATTCCAATCGCTTTGGTCAATTTACCCGGTCCGTCATAGGTGCCAGCTCCGCGAAGGAGAACTGCTGCGGGGTAGTCGACAGGGCCTGTAACGATATTCGTCAACCAGTGGATTCCGTAGCAAAGGTAGACGTACCAATTTCCCGGTGGCCCAAAGAGGACTTCGGTGCGTTTCGTGCGCCCTTTGTGGGCATGGCAGGCTTTGTCTTCCGGTCCGTCATAGGCCTCGGTCTCATTGATTTCCAATTCCTGCCACTGACCGTCTTGGAGATAGATCAGCCGCTTGCCCA is a window of Puniceicoccus vermicola DNA encoding:
- a CDS encoding DNA-3-methyladenine glycosylase, which gives rise to MTDIPAPPLPVSFYDRPTLTVARELLGKRLIYLQDGQWQELEINETEAYDGPEDKACHAHKGRTKRTEVLFGPPGNWYVYLCYGIHWLTNIVTGPVDYPAAVLLRGAGTYDGPGKLTKAIGMSGTTHRQPSTPSCGFYVADAPPISNDRIRRTARIGVDYAGPVWSNKPFRFLLT